TGGCGATCTGTGGATGAAATGGTCCCTTGGCTTCGCGAGACCATTTCTTCAGTTTGGACAGTTTGTTGATGAGAAAGATGCCCGCGCCTTGCGACTTGCCACACGGCTTCATGATCCAAGTGCTTAGCGGAAACTTGCGATACTCCTCGACGAACATATTGTAATCCGCCGGTAACACAAATGTGGTGGGCACAAAATCCAGATAAACATAACGCGTGCCACTTGAATTATTCGATTCGGTTTTCTCAGCTAACGGATTGCCATCGCGCTCTAAGTCCTTACGATAGCGTTTAATGTTCTTCACTAGCAGATCCTTGCGTGAGAGTTCATAGTGATTGGGAAAATGATTGATCATCTGATTGTCATGCATTCGATAGCCGCTATCCACGCTGAAGATGTTGCGACACGTCTGCACGCCGGCCCAATAGAAATGCCAATCATCATCGCCATTCACCTGATGCCAGCCGCGTTTCTCAAAGTTATTCACCAGCACCGATTTATCCAGATCCGTGCAGAATCCAATCTTGATACGATCATGCGCTTGATTCGCGCCCGCTCCGCCGTTATTCGCATTGCCAGCGCCGGGCAATCGGCCGTACATGATGGCAACGCTCTGTTCGATGGTTGGCTGTAGACTGGCAATGCGCCACGATGGCGTCCACTCGGGCGTGCAGCAGACGGCAGCGTCGCCTCCTCCCccaccaccgccacctccGCTATACACTCTGACATGACCGAACATTGACTTGGCGTTGCCTTAGCGTTTGTTTGGATTTTTGACTGCGAGTTATTGAACCAACAAAGGCTGTCGTccctgttattgttattgtttcgcttttatagcagcccccaaaaaaaagtcaCAACTCTTTAACTAGTAAAACTGGTTGCCGTTGGCAGCACCACTTGCAACTTGCCTcgtcctgttgctgctgccgctgttgctgctgttgagtgACTTTTTTATGCGCCGCCAAGCGCAGcatgaaaattttcaaaatagtttAGCAAGTAAAGttgcaaaaatgccaaaaatttacacacactcacacacgctcaccagcaacagcagcagctgtccaAATCTGTGCACTCCGATCGCCGAAAATTATTTGCACTTGAAATCCTTCTTTTTTCTGATGTCCTGTGTGTGCCGCAAAGttcgggtgtgtgtgtgtgtgttaaaacaaaatgcacaaaaaaaagcaactttaaatgaaagcaattcaaatggtttgaaaactttttcacTACTCTATAAACTAtacaggaaaaaaaaacatgaaactctgtttgaaattttttgaagcgaaaatatgttaataaaacCCAGAAACGAATTGTTGAAGCGGAAAGCGCATTTTATAATCGAGTCTATTGCATGTTTGTCGAACGAATTagcttttaataaaaacagtcAGTCAGGCGGTCAGTCAATGTCTGCAAAACGAACATTCACAAAACTCAAAATCCAATTCACAGAATTTAAATTCACAGAACCGAACAGTGGCAGTAATAATGGCCCAAAGCAATTTATCGAAACTATTCAATTGCTTAATAAACTTAATCGAATTACTTTATATGAATTAAATCCTATCACTGTCTAGTCTTACAGACACTTTCAGCAACTCAATTTCCTAAACAAATAGCAAAGCACTGAGAGAAATTGTAAGAAAACTAGTGAcgagtttgctcgactgtaagatacccgctacgccATATATATACCATTGGATGTACtgaaaaattaagtaaatataccGTGGGTTATCTATGGTAAATCGATTTACTATTAcccttaaaatataccgtaaaacacaaatttacaAGATTAAGTTTCTCTGGTACAATATTCGAactgtatattttcaatataatacattcggtactaaaatataccaaatttatatacatgaaacgtactgaaatataccaaagactaccTTTGTTATAtctttgtatatattattgcctttaaaatataccgtaaagcacaaaatttgataaattgagATTCTCTGGCACAATATTCGAGTTGTATATTAAggaataccaaattaatatatcgaaaaatgattaaaatataccgaagtctacctttggtatatcgatatactgtaACTTTCAGAATATACATTAGAGCATAACCATTCAAAACGGTATATATTCAATATCTCTTGTGTTAAACGTTTAAAGAAAATTAGCAGATCTTACtatttcaaaatagttttggaaattattttatttattaaataaaatatgttactggcagctttaattaaattctagaTTTCAAAATGGAGCCAGAATActtcaagaatatattatacactacttacaaataataatttggaTTGTTTAATGcttatttatttccatttatgAAATCATTTTCTCCTATTTTCCTACTCATATTTTTACACTTTCTCCTGCAACTCTTTGCAAGTAACTTTTTCACTTGCAAAGCAAAATTCAACAATATCTCTTTGCAAATTTGCTAATTTGTAGGCAATAATAAACCTGAACACATGCAATTTTCTGTGCAAGTTTCAAAACCAAATTCCTGTTGTGTTGATGGTAATGAAAATGTGCAGGTATTCTCGCAGTGGTTGACTAGAATTTCAATTGTGTTTAACAAGCTACGAAATAGGCTCTTTAATTAATAAggatatatagtatagcatATGCATATGAGGATGTGTGTAGTACTCATGTTGCACTTGCTGTCGTTTGGCTTTCGACATTCAGAATTTCGACAGCAATCCATACATTGTCCATTCGTATTTGTGGCACAAAATTGCAGGTTGAAAATCTCTCGAAATGTGTTTTGGGCAAAATGGGCAAATCAATCAAAGAACTCGTAACTCAATACTGCAAACAGCAATTACCAGCAATTTGGTTGGTTGCTCCTCCTCCTATCACTACACTACAGAGAACaccagagagagatagagagagagagagcacacgCATAGTGGTGCAGAAAATCAATCATAATTACCCGTCGTGAATGTAATGCGAAATTTTGGGTGCTGGCCGATTTGATGAATGCCACAGTTATGGGGCATGTGGCAAGGCACATTGGATTGCAAATCGTCAATACTTTGCACAGAATAACACATGAGCACTTATGTAATTAAATGCGTTAACTGGAATTATAGACAGACAGCAGGAGacggagagacagagacacagacaaGCACATAgtttgcattgcaatgcagGACCGCAGATaaccaagagagagagactgagcAGGACATTGAAACGGGTTTTGggcaaacatttcaattagacAAACTTAAGCTCGAAATGCCCGAAATGCCACGGCCAAATGAAGGCTCATTTCCGCAATAGCACACAAAATACTCCCccatatatgtagtatatagaGGGAAACTAAGGATAGCTCTTTGCCATAGACTGTGCctcatttgattttgtttatttttgcagaGGTTCTATCGCCACATCGTCCGCCCGCACCGCCCACCGAGTACTTTCAGTTCCACGTTGGCGGCTATGATCCAGCGAATTTGCTGCGGCCGAATGTCGATGCACCGGCTCTGGAGGGTTACATTGGCTGTATACGTGGCCTCAAAATCGGCGCCCAGTTGATCGACTTGGCGGAAATCAATGAAAGGAATATAGCGCCCAGTAAGTAGCATTTTGcttataaatcaattttcagtACCAGAAGCGGCgtgaaaccaaaccaaactcTAATGCCATTTTGGCTgccactcacacactctcctgctgctgctgctccagctgctgctgttgcaacttaATATGCATGCAATTTCCGCTAAGTGCAGCGCGCCTGTTGGGCATGCACTTGAGCCACTTTGTGGCACCAAGATTAATGCCAATGCGATAAACTCTAGGCGCGCAACGACTGTACGGACCACACGGCGTATGATTTATGCGGCCACATAGAGTGCACACTGCACACACCGCGGAAATTGCAAAACCAGACACTGATGCGATTAGAccgcacacacaaaatcatttataactcctcgctcgctcgctcgtttGCTATGCATATTAAATCGATCTACTCTTACAGCTCAGGAGGGCGTGCTGCCCAATTGCCAGATCAAATGCGATGCGGAGCCGTGCAAAAACGGCGGCATTTGCAAGGAGCATTTTGCCGAGCAGATGTCCACCTGCGATTGCGAACACACCAGTTTTCTCGGTGAGTTCTGTTCGGTGGAGAAGGGCGCCGATTTCAGTGGCGAGTCGACGTTGCAACGCAAATTCGAGCTGCCCAGCTCAGCACGTGTGGATTATGTCCGTCTACAGTTGGCCTTCTCATCGTTCGATTTGCGGCGCGCCAATCGCATTATGCTGCTACTGCAGACGGCAGCGGAGCGCAGCTATTACCTTCTGCTAGCCATCACCAGCGATGGTTACCTGCAATTCGAGGAGGATCGCGAACGCGGCCAGACGGTGGGTGCACGCATCGATCGGAATTTCCTGAACAGCGCTCGACATTCGGTTTATTATGTCCGCAATGGAACTCAGGCGCAGCTTTACATTGATCGCGAGCAGGTGCCACTTACAGATTTTGCGGCGCGTGTTCTTACCACAACGCTGGATGAGGGTGCAAATCGGGCGCAGATCGGTGGCATTAATACGACGGATTCACGCTTCGCTGTCTTCAAGAGCTACAGCGGCTGCCTGTCAAGTGAGTAACCGAATATCTTGCTGCCATCCCCTGTGCATCCTTTTTGCCAAAGAGACAGTCATAAATTTGCGCTCGCCTGCccattaatttcttttgctattcaaaaccaacaaaaaaaaaaagaaaaaatagtaAGCAAACTTCATacagagtgctcgactgtgagatacctgcagctcatttttaaacaaaaattcaagcagtattatttcttcaatatatgaaattaatactaaatgtTTAGCCACTatcaatttttcaaataagcaaaaacactacggtattattgttataatataccaaattcttaAATCGAAAgcatttcaatataccaaaagctttatttcgtatatataatacatatgaAGTACGAGTATACCATGAAGTACAAAAAATTCTGCCTTTTACAGTAGGAGTAAAACAGTGGgctattctttttaaaatacatcatattaatatactgacaAAACACGGAAATATACCTAgaggtatatttggtatatcaaaataaaaatacattcaaaGCCTTCAAGATATATGAGGTTATCCgcatattacatacatttccaaTAGGTACAAAGTTAtgttgtatatcgatatactattaccttaaaaaaataccatagaatacaaaatatatacgatATTTTCTGCTTGTTACAAACATTCTAATATCCTTCCaacctatgggtagcgggtataacaagtaagaatgtGAGTTAAAAACTGTTAATTCtctataaaagtaaaacagtctGATATTAccgttaaaatataccaaattaatacctCTAAAATGTACTTCAATACACTGAAATGCATATTTGGTACATCGACATACTtttacattctaaatatacaatagattacaaaatatgcgACACCAAGTTatcatacccttctacccGCTTTTGATAGCTCGTATAAAAAGGAGAAGTGaagctgcttttgttgttggctcaTCAAGTCGCTGCCACGCTGGCTCTTGTGTTGCAGCATGTTTATGAACtggggcagcagcagtagaagcGACAGCGTGGTGTATTTTTTGGggtaactgcaactgcaaccacTTTGTTgaccaaaaattaaatttattcgaCGCCATAAAAAGTCATTTCCGTGGTCGATGCCATAAATTTTGTCAGTTTTTGCGCTTAAGATTTACTGTGgctcatatttaaattgttattgttgttgtagttgttgtttggttactgctgctgctgcacactTTGATTaaaactcagctcagctttgTGTACTCTCAACTAGCTCGCCAGCTGTTAGCTTCCACGCCTAGctagccacgcccacacacacacactcacacacatagagagacgCCCTCGTCACGCGCAACATGCGCATGTGTGCGAGCTGTTAAAAC
This is a stretch of genomic DNA from Drosophila albomicans strain 15112-1751.03 chromosome 3, ASM965048v2, whole genome shotgun sequence. It encodes these proteins:
- the LOC117570895 gene encoding polyglutamylase complex subunit TTLL1, producing MFGHVRVYSGGGGGGGGGDAAVCCTPEWTPSWRIASLQPTIEQSVAIMYGRLPGAGNANNGGAGANQAHDRIKIGFCTDLDKSVLVNNFEKRGWHQVNGDDDWHFYWAGVQTCRNIFSVDSGYRMHDNQMINHFPNHYELSRKDLLVKNIKRYRKDLERDGNPLAEKTESNNSSGTRYVYLDFVPTTFVLPADYNMFVEEYRKFPLSTWIMKPCGKSQGAGIFLINKLSKLKKWSREAKGPFHPQIAKESYVISRYIDNPLLIGGKKFDLRLYVLVASFRPLKAYLFKQGFCRFCTVKYDTSVTELDNMYVHLTNVSVQKHGGEYNTLHGGKWSVQNLALYLEGTRGKEVTDRLFGAISWLIVHSLRAVAPVMASDRHCFECYGYDIIIDNALKPWLVEVNASPSLTSTTVNDRILKYKLIDNILSVVLPPDGVPDVRWNKVPSADALGNFELLIDEELAAQDEAQNSSNNSHAKSSKLNSRWK